In Cydia pomonella isolate Wapato2018A chromosome 27, ilCydPomo1, whole genome shotgun sequence, a single genomic region encodes these proteins:
- the LOC133532814 gene encoding uncharacterized protein LOC133532814: MLRKLPDSRLGTPSGADVSQHAPSLQPGRAPSVGGQKGHGDELPPSGLKTPVTEATVRPKSNASVASNTSKHSKLSQASLNARRLRAEYEAELEVAKLKENLIKKKLALDMADLQLQEEEMDEAAPSVASGEVTARVTRWLDNTSAAAPSRAPAPSLPRMPSPQPLPLPPLPKSQPLSDIDRLAEAISKLGQKRHVPRQVHEIPTYDGNASDWLGFEKAYRSTSEIHAFKPFENMARLRVALVGEAKAAVRDLLRTATDPEEVMKALEDEFGHPTRLLECALKKVRELPKLSEDGREIRKFTTTVRNCVSVLRSIRAQGYLNNPQLVNELLTKLTPYQRAQYGDFAMNMDIDSGVDLRVSPNLSMFVEFLSQITRASSYYAPISVNIASADRAAAGAGRAGPHAGRRDKAAAPVRAGVATHRIHSQVETIATVSKPEHNDNEIACVKCKADHKLNECTDFKNMPIDERWDLVKQNRLCFKCILKTHSSRYCRAKRCNKCNYSHHDLLHKDVEKVTPPTEGPQPNLPSSAPASQVSASETYETLTNAGEISARSLLKVIPVTVTTSAGVEHCIYVLLDDGASCSILDDRFASGVEGPTVPLKLQMARDRFANDNNSRKIKVIVRGPNGVSHDISVRTMRNLSLPTQTVPARIFKENAHLRDLDCGEMREAKPMLVLGQDNWSLIVGRELREGKSGRPVSSLTYLGWVVHGPLGARVGDSEIESANCMTAFDDNNDLHELVKAQFELEAISISNVLRTNSNSERALQILNKTCRRVSDNAQQWEVGLLWARDHLEMPDNYNYALKRLVGIERRMDRDPKFADEYAKQINRLLDAGYARKVDSIKASPVWYLPHFGVTNPNKPGKFRLVFDCAATYQSVSLNNNLLSGPDLMNSLLGVLIKFRSGKIAFTADIADMFMRVNIREADQGAQLFLWRGQDRSSEPGIYVMNSMIFGATCSPTSAIYVLNKNAEEFANMHPAAVEAIKNKHYVDDYLDSVDSIDTAQQLIAEVTHIHRAGGFDIRGWVTNSPELSEKLPAVVPGRVKLDKSENERTLGMIWCPSSDCMNFDLSFKRLPAELVEGQIKPTKRQFLKFIMSIFDPLGLVYPCVIQSRVQMQRVWQSGISWDECIKDPEAAVWFEWLSKLKALSAVAVPRWYGLQRTAAVDLHVFGDASEKAYAAVGFLVGTDSGGNRVCTMVGGKARVTPVKVVSIPRLELQAAVLACRLAVTIKSEVDFAITNLFLWSDSKTVLMWINSDARDYQRYVSHRLAEIDNLSKRSDWHWVPSESNPADEATRMDWPNDKGMWLSGPPFLCNPQVPWPSWSHDETPADPERLERAHVVADATPDQFIDVTRYSTWTRAVRVTARVLAFIRIREYLPNLQRRQKWTSVMDPVKVGDVVVLCDGKQPRNMWPRGIITKVFPGSDGHVRVVDIRTASGALRRPVARIAVLPTDGTFVE; the protein is encoded by the coding sequence ATGTTAAGGAAACTGCCAGATTCGCGATTGGGGACTCCGTCGGGTGCCGACGTATCACAGCACGCACCGTCTCTGCAGCCAGGGCGTGCCCCCTCGGTGGGTGGTCAGAAAGGCCACGGAGATGAACTACCGCCGTCGGGGTTGAAGACGCCGGTAACAGAGGCCACGGTGCGGCCGAAGAGCAACGCCAGCGTAGCCAGCAACACGTCGAAACACTCGAAACTTAGCCAGGCCTCCCTCAATGCACGACGCTTACGCGCTGAGTACGAAGCGGAACTTGAGGTGGCCAAATTAAAAGAGAATCTTATAAAAAAGAAGCTAGCCCTGGACATGGCCGACCTTCAATTACAGGAGGAAGAGATGGACGAAGCAGCGCCCAGTGTTGCGAGCGGAGAGGTAACGGCGCGCGTGACGCGCTGGCTCGACAACACGTCCGCCGCCGCGCCGTCCCGAGCGCCAGCACCATCTTTGCCGCGCATGCCGTCACCCCAGCCGCTGCCGCTGCCGCCGCTACCGAAGAGCCAGCCTCTATCTGATATTGATCGGCTAGCGGAGGCCATTAGCAAGCTAGGACAGAAGAGACACGTGCCGCGACAAGTGCACGAGATACCGACGTACGACGGCAACGCTTCAGACTGGCTTGGTTTCGAAAAGGCCTATCGCAGTACAAGCGAAATACACGCATTTAAACCTTTCGAAAATATGGCGCGCCTTCGAGTGGCACTTGTCGGCGAGGCAAAGGCCGCCGTACGAGATTTGTTGAGAACTGCTACCGATCCTGAAGAAGTGATGAAGGCGCTAGAAGACGAATTTGGACATCCGACTCGCCTTTTGGAGTGCGCGTTGAAGAAAGTGCGTGAATTGCCTAAACTTAGCGAGGACGGAcgcgaaattcgcaaattcACAACGACAGTACGAAATTGCGTCTCAGTTCTAAGAAGTATACGGGCACAAGGTTATTTAAACAACCCACAGTTGGTCAATGAATTGCTGACTAAATTAACACCGTATCAACGAGCGCAATACGGCGATTTTGCTATGAATATGGACATCGACAGCGGCGTCGATCTAAGAGTTAGCCCAAACCTCAGTATGTTTGTCGAATTTCTGAGTCAAATTACACGCGCGTCATCGTATTACGCTCCGATAAGTGTAAACATCGCGTCCGCCGACCGCGCCGCCGCGGGCGCAGGGCGCGCAGGACCCCATGCTGGTCGGCGCGATAAGGCTGCGGCCCCAGTGCGCGCGGGCGTAGCGACTCATCGAATACATTCTCAAGTGGAAACCATCGCGACAGTGTCGAAGCCTGAACACAATGACAATGAAATTGCGTGTGTTAAGTGTAAAGCGGACCATAAGTTAAATGAGTgtaccgattttaaaaatatgcctATTGATGAACGTTGGGACCTTGTCAAACAAAATAGACTATGTTTCAAGTGCATTTTGAAAACACACTCAAGTAGATACTGTCGTGCAAAGCGGTGTAATAAGTGTAATTATTCTCACCACGACTTATTACATAAAGACGTAGAAAAGGTTACGCCGCCCACGGAGGGGCCACAGCCTAACCTGCCGTCATCGGCGCCGGCGTCTCAAGTGTCGGCCTCAGAGACATATGAAACGTTGACGAATGCTGGTGAGATAAGTGCGCGTTCATTATTAAAAGTGATACCTGTGACTGTTACAACAAGTGCAGGAGTCGAACATTGCATCTATGTGCTATTGGATGACGGAGCGTCATGCTCAATTTTGGACGATCGATTCGCGAGTGGTGTAGAGGGACCTACAGTGCCGCTGAAGTTACAAATGGCGCGTGACCGTTTCGCTAATGACAATAACTCTCGTAAGATCAAAGTGATAGTGCGCGGCCCGAATGGTGTCAGCCATGACATTTCCGTGCGTACGATGCGGAACCTTAGCTTGCCCACACAAACTGTACCGGCACGCattttcaaagaaaacgcaCACCTGCGGGACCTGGATTGCGGAGAGATGAGGGAGGCGAAACCCATGCTGGTGTTGGGGCAGGACAATTGGAGTCTCATCGTCGGCAGGGAGCTCCGTGAAGGTAAATCCGGTCGTCCGGTCTCATCGCTTACCTACTTAGGCTGGGTCGTCCATGGCCCGTTAGGTGCTAGAGTTGGTGATAGCGAGATTGAATCCGCCAATTGCATGACCGCGTTTGATGACAATAATGATTTGCACGAGTTAGTTAAGGCCCAATTCGAGTTGGAAGCTATAAGTATTTCTAATGTGTTACGTACCAACTCGAATTCCGAACGAGCTTTACAAATATTGAACAAAACATGTCGTCGCGTGTCAGATAACGCCCAGCAGTGGGAAGTAGGCTTGTTGTGGGCCCGCGACCATTTAGAAATGCCCGATAACTATAACTACGCGTTAAAACGACTTGTCGGGATTGAACGACGAATGGATCGTGACCCCAAATTTGCTGACGAATACGCGAAGCAAATAAACAGATTATTAGACGCGGGTTACGCGCGGAAAGTTGACAGTATTAAGGCTAGTCCCGTGTGGTATTTGCCACATTTTGGAGTCACGAACCCTAACAAACCCGGCAAGTTTCGACTCGTATTTGATTGTGCCGCCACTTATCAGAGCGTGTCCTTGAATAACAATCTACTAAGTGGACCTGACTTAATGAATTCTTTGTTAGGAGTTTTGATTAAATTCAGATCGGGTAAAATAGCTTTCACCGCCGATATTGCTGACATGTTTATGCGTGTAAATATTCGCGAGGCCGATCAAGGAGCTCAGCTGTTTTTATGGCGCGGTCAAGACCGATCTAGTGAACCTGGAATTTATGTAATGAACTCTATGATCTTTGGCGCGACCTGCAGTCCCACGTCGGCGATTTACGTGTTGAATAAAAACGCTGAGGAGTTCGCAAATATGCATCCTGCGGCGGTGGaagctattaaaaataaacactacgTTGATGACTACTTAGATAGTGTTGACTCGATAGACACGGCACAACAGTTGATCGCTGAAGTCACCCACATTCACCGAGCTGGTGGTTTTGATATCAGGGGGTGGGTGACAAATTCACCTGAATTGAGTGAAAAGCTGCCAGCTGTAGTGCCGGGTCGTGTTAAACTAGACAAGTCGGAAAATGAACGCACGTTAGGTATGATCTGGTGTCCGTCGAGCGACTGTATGAATTTTGATTTGTCGTTTAAGCGCTTGCCGGCGGAGTTGGTTGAAGGTCAGATCAAACCTACCAAACGTCAATTTCTCAAATTTATTATGAGCATTTTTGACCCACTCGGACTGGTATACCCATGCGTGATACAATCACGAGTCCAGATGCAGCGTGTCTGGCAGTCGGGGATTTCGTGGGACGAATGCATCAAAGACCCGGAGGCGGCTGTCTGGTTCGAATGGCTTAGTAAGTTGAAAGCTCTATCTGCCGTTGCAGTACCACGCTGGTACGGTCTGCAACGGACAGCAGCGGTAGACCTCCATGTTTTCGGTGATGCCAGTGAAAAAGCGTACGCCGCTGTGGGATTCCTGGTTGGTACTGACAGTGGCGGCAATAGGGTATGTACTATGGTGGGAGGAAAGGCACGCGTGACCCCTGTGAAGGTAGTTTCCATTCCGCGTTTGGAACTACAGGCCGCCGTGTTAGCATGTAGACTAGCAGTGACAATAAAATCTGAAGTAGATTTCGCTATCACAAATTTGTTCCTCTGGTCTGACTCAAAAACAGTTCTTATGTGGATTAATTCCGACGCACGCGACTATCAAAGATACGTTTCGCATAGACTAGCAGAGATTGACAATTTAAGTAAGCGAAGCGACTGGCACTGGGTTCCTTCAGAATCCAATCCTGCTGATGAGGCAACCAGGATGGACTGGCCTAATGACAAGGGCATGTGGCTTTCGGGTCCCCCCTTTCTGTGTAATCCACAGGTACCATGGCCGAGCTGGAGTCATGACGAGACCCCCGCTGATCCTGAGCGCTTGGAGAGGGCGCACGTGGTAGCTGACGCCACCCCAGATCAGTTCATCGATGTCACACGGTACTCCACATGGACGCGGGCTGTGCGCGTCACTGCACGCGTGCTTGCATTTATACGCATACGAGAATATTTGCCCAACCTTCAGAGACGACAGAAGTGGACATCGGTAATGGACCCCGTCAAAGTGGGTGATGTAGTGGTGTTGTGTGACGGCAAACAGCCGCGTAATATGTGGCCCCGTGGCATAATAACCAAAGTGTTTCCGGGAAGTGATGGTCATGTGCGTGTGGTAGACATAAGAACGGCCTCTGGGGCGCTGCGTCGTCCTGTTGCTCGGATAGCCGTGCTACCTACAGACGGTACATTTGTCGAATGA